From one Culex quinquefasciatus strain JHB chromosome 3, VPISU_Cqui_1.0_pri_paternal, whole genome shotgun sequence genomic stretch:
- the LOC119769027 gene encoding uncharacterized protein K02A2.6-like, with protein sequence MTLEETLNEGRALETIEKVRQELHRAAVVNKVSASKQECFRCGNEGHFASSELCPAKNTKCRKCGLVGHFWRCCNTKAKHGKQQKVQQVAQEPPEPEEEADDVYDSDDTVSNVDQQEVRYVFAASTEDAAGEKVVCCIGGVKIKWVVDSGAGVNVMDNATWTYLKQRNVKVISQTKEPRTTLKAYGNNSLKVLGQFRASIATKTHETIADVFVVEEDGASLLSKTTATELQILKINTDMWSVSPAENAIGKITGIEVHLQIDPLVKPVQITKCHIPIPLQEKVEREIDLLLAQDIIEVAPIDSPWISRLVVSPKAGDPSAVRLCVDMRAANKAIVPQHFPLPTFEDIVPHLRDYKWFSKIDLIKAFHQAVLAPDSRYITTFATHHGYYRYKRLLFGMNIASEVFQSIMERVLKGISGVKVFIDDILVFGSTKQQHDAALKAVMHRLTSHGITVNPKKCFLGKSEVTFMGHVLSADGV encoded by the coding sequence ATGACCCTGGAGGAAACACTCAACGAAGGCCGAGCCCTGGAAACAATCGAGAAGGTGCGGCAGGAACTGCACCGCGCGGCAGTGGTCAACAAGGTCAGTGCGTCCAAGCAAGAGTGTTTCCGCTGCGGAAATGAAGGCCACTTTGCGAGCAGCGAGCTGTGCCCGGCGAAAAACACGAAGTGCAGGAAGTGCGGATTGGTGGGGCACTTCTGGCGCTGTTGCAACACCAAGGCGAAGCACGGAAAGCAGCAAAAGGTGCAGCAGGTGGCCCAAGAGCCGCCGGAACCGGAAGAAGAAGCGGATGACGTATACGACTCGGACGACACTGTTAGTAACGTGGATCAACAAGAAGTCCGATACGTCTTTGCTGCAAGTACGGAGGATGCTGCGGGAGAAAAAGTTGTTTGCTGTATCGGAGGAGTGAAGATCAAGTGGGTCGTAGATTCTGGAGCTGGAGTGAACGTGATGGACAACGCAACCTGGACCTACCTCAAGCAACGGAACGTCAAGGTGATCTCGCAAACGAAGGAGCCGCGAACAACGCTCAAGGCCTACGGCAACAACAGCCTCAAGGTTTTGGGACAATTTCGAGCCAGCATTGCTACGAAGACCCACGAGACGATCGCTGACGTGTTCGTGGTGGAAGAAGATGGTGCGAGCCTGCTAAGCAAGACTACGGCGACGGAGTTGCAGATTTTGAAGATCAACACGGACATGTGGAGTGTTAGCCCAGCGGAGAACGCAATCGGCAAGATCACGGGAATCGAAGTTCACCTGCAGATCGATCCACTGGTGAAACCGGTCCAGATCACCAAGTGCCACATCCCAATTCCGCTGCAGGAAAAAGTGGAACGAGAAATCGATCTTTTGCTGGCACAGGACATCATCGAGGTGGCGCCGATTGATTCACCGTGGATTTCCCGTTTGGTAGTTAGCCCGAAAGCCGGTGATCCGTCTGCCGTTCGACTGTGCGTTGACATGCGTGCCGCCAACAAGGCCATTGTTCCACAGCATTTCCCGCTGCCAACGTTCGAGGACATTGTTCCACATCTTCGAGACTACAAGTGGTTTTCGAAGATCGACTTGATCAAAGCGTTCCACCAGGCGGTTCTGGCACCAGATTCACGGTACATCACCACGTTTGCCACCCACCACGGCTACTACCGGTACAAACGGCTGCTATTCGGCATGAACATCGCGTCGGAGGTGTTCCAGAGCATCATGGAGCGCGTACTGAAGGGGATTTCCGGAGTGAAAGTCTTTATCGACGACATTCTGGTGTTTGGATCAACGAAGCAACAACACGACGCTGCCCTCAAGGCAGTGATGCACCGCTTGACGAGCCATGGAATCACCGTGAATCCAAAAAAGTGTTTCCTCGGAAAATCTGAGGTGACGTTCATGGGCCATGTGCTGTCCGCTGACGGAGTTTGA